In the Actinomycetota bacterium genome, CGCGGCACCCACGTCCGCCACCAGGACGCGGACGTAGGTCCCGCTGGAGCACGACACGCGGAACTCGAAGTCCGCGCCGTCGAACCCGAGGAGGTCGAAGGCGTCCACCCGGATGGGCCGTGCGGGGGCCTCGATGGCCCGGCCGGCCCGGGCGGCCCGGTGCAGGACCTGTCCGCCCACCTTCACCGCCGAATAGGCCGGTGGCCGCTGTTCGATGTCGCCCACGAAGCGCCGCATGGCGCCCTCCAGGTCGGGCCGTGACACGGTGACCGGGGCGGTCCGTACCACCTCTCCCTCGGCGTCGAGCGTGTCGGTTTCCACGCCCAGGCGAGCGGTCCCCTCGTACGTCTTGGGCAGCCCCGACAGGAACCGCAGCAGTCGCGTGGCGCGTCCCACCCCCACCAGCAGGAGCCCGGTGGCCATGGGATCGAGCGTCCCGGCGTGGCCGACCTTGCGGGTCCCCAGGCGACGCCGGACGGCGTCGACCACGTCGTGCGAGGTGATACCGCCGGGCTTGTCGACGAGCAGCAGCCCTTCCGGCGCGGTCATCCT is a window encoding:
- the truB gene encoding tRNA pseudouridine(55) synthase TruB; the encoded protein is MTAPEGLLLVDKPGGITSHDVVDAVRRRLGTRKVGHAGTLDPMATGLLLVGVGRATRLLRFLSGLPKTYEGTARLGVETDTLDAEGEVVRTAPVTVSRPDLEGAMRRFVGDIEQRPPAYSAVKVGGQVLHRAARAGRAIEAPARPIRVDAFDLLGFDGADFEFRVSCSSGTYVRVLVADVGAALGSGAHLTRLVRTSVGPFSLEDAVPIGELGRKPPLPVEAAVPHLPSIFLEQEEAGAAANGRPLGPAGIEGPYAVLGPDARLIAVYRDDGAKAVPEMVLGPRV